A part of Ooceraea biroi isolate clonal line C1 chromosome 10, Obir_v5.4, whole genome shotgun sequence genomic DNA contains:
- the LOC105286195 gene encoding ejaculatory bulb-specific protein 3-like — translation MKFAVVCLLAVIAVVHVSAQPAKDGEYTHKYDNIDVDQILHNDRLLNRYADCVLERNKGRCPPEAIELRKVLGEALETECAKCSEHQREMTKKVIRFLVENKRDVWTALKAKYDPDGKFAQRYEGNGEERRRADMSEGKREVENTLPRYCDAMLMALPSFCWRIDAIEM, via the exons ATGAAGTTCGCGGTGGTGTGTCTACTCGCTGTCATCGCCGTTGTCCACGTGTCTGCACAACCGGCCAAAGACGGGGAGTACACTCATAAATATGATAACATCGATGTGGACCAGATTCTACATAACGATCGATTATTGAATCGTTACGCCGATTGCGTGTTGGAGAGAAACAAGGGCAGGTGCCCTCCTGAAGCTATCGAATTGAGAA AAGTTCTAGGCGAAGCGCTAGAAACCGAATGCGCGAAATGCTCAGAGCACCAGAGGGAAATGACGAAGAAGGTGATACGATTTCTGGTGGAAAACAAGAGGGACGTATGGACCGCTCTGAAGGCGAAGTACGATCCGGATGGAAAATTCGCTCAGCGCTACGAAGGAAATGGCGAGGAAAGAAGGCGTGCAGATATGagcgagggaaaaagagaggtgGAAAATACGTTACCACGTTATTGCGATGCAATGTTGATGGCTTTACCGTCCTTCTGCTGGCGAATTGACGCAATTGAAATGTAA